The proteins below are encoded in one region of Ornithinimicrobium avium:
- a CDS encoding GlsB/YeaQ/YmgE family stress response membrane protein has translation MITTIIVSLIVGCIVGPLARLILPGRQNISAGMTVLLGAIGSLVGSWIGAQFLGTSGAQFSFWGLILGTVFAIVAVLIYGSITGRGDRAVTR, from the coding sequence ATGATCACGACCATCATCGTCTCGCTCATCGTCGGCTGCATCGTCGGCCCGCTGGCCCGGCTCATCCTGCCCGGACGTCAGAACATCTCCGCCGGGATGACCGTCCTGCTGGGTGCCATCGGCTCGCTCGTCGGCTCCTGGATCGGCGCCCAGTTCCTCGGCACCTCCGGGGCCCAGTTCAGCTTCTGGGGCCTGATCCTGGGCACGGTCTTCGCCATCGTGGCCGTGCTGATCTACGGCTCGATCACCGGTCGTGGCGACCGCGCGGTGACTCGCTGA
- a CDS encoding DUF3107 domain-containing protein yields the protein MEIRIGVRDVAREVTFESDSTPEQVRSLIAEALSSGSALIELQDDKGGTVLVPAAALGYVEIGSPEKGRVGFGSH from the coding sequence GTGGAGATCCGCATCGGAGTCCGGGACGTCGCCCGTGAGGTGACCTTCGAGTCGGACAGCACGCCCGAGCAGGTGCGCTCGCTGATCGCCGAGGCCCTGTCCTCCGGCTCCGCCCTCATCGAGCTGCAGGACGACAAGGGCGGCACCGTCCTGGTGCCGGCCGCCGCGCTGGGCTACGTGGAGATCGGCTCCCCCGAGAAAGGTCGGGTCGGCTTCGGGTCGCACTGA